From Solanum lycopersicum chromosome 4, SLM_r2.1:
cTTTTATAAATAGCAGTTTTTAACAAATTCAACAACCCCCATTGATCTAGTCTAAACAAGTACAAGAACTACTAAGAGTACAATTGgacaagataaataaaaaacacaGTTCCCACCATGCGGTAGGAAGAATGGAAGCTGCTAGATAATTTCTCCGTCTTTGTCAAAAAGACATGGCAACAATAGTATCAGTACAAATATGCATAATGGTAGGCCTCATCGGTCAACCCAACCCCCACCACATGACATCAAAAATCGACTAGTAAGATCATGAATTACCCACTTGCTTCTCCACCTTTACCCACTCTTAAAATACCTTCAATTTACCCCAACTTTCTAATTACCTACCACCTTCTCAACCAGCATGCTTACCTTGTTCTTGATCATAACCTAACCATTCTAACACATTAACAATCCCCTAATTACACTCACGATCACTCCAACTAATCGCTCATGTCGTACCCTTAATCCCCTGCTACATTACTCAGCCATGGTCACATAGTACACTACCTCAAATTTCCTTACGACTAAACCCAATATCTTTTCCCAAGGAGAAATCCACCTAAGCATATCTCATAGTTATGCTGGAAAGTGGAAACCGATCCAAGTTATTTATGCCAGAACATGAAAATCGAGCTCATTTAGTTATGTTGGACGTGGAAACCGAACCCAGTTAGTTATGCTGAAACATGATAATTTGATCCTTCAACAtatcacaatcacaatcactAGTATATTCTCAAGTTCGTACAATGAGTCATGGTTCATCGAATTCATAATTTATCCATATCATTACAACAAGTGTGATTCAACAATGAAACATTTGCATATATACATGCATCATAATGAGGCAATATCAAGAATACGTCgcacaatcatagaatcacaaccatcacctacacTGAATTATTCATCACACACGTCCTGCAAACCCTAATTCGACCATACTTAACCCTAATTTATCATCTAAGGCTTCTTTGTAGGGGTTGAATCATGAAGCATTTGGTACACGAAGGCCACAGATAAATGCTACCATTAATTTGCATATATTACGTAGTGAACACAAATTTTAACTAGTCAATTCGTAAAACCAAGCCCACTTGGGCACCAAGTAGTTGCACGGAGTTTGATCTAGATTCCTTTTTTTCGTGCTTCATGATGGTGAATTTGGATAAGAATCTACAAGATAtcaccatcctcaaactagaaATTTCCTCCTTCTTTCCCAAACTTTGAGAAGCTTTCTGAGGTTTATAGGATGTTTTACGACTTAGGTATTTTagaaagatggaaaaaataGGATATCTCAAAGTTTACATTTTATTTCGCTTATCCCTCTCTAGCACCAACTTACCCCGCCCTAGCACCGCCAACCTAGCGGCATTTGGCCCGCCCTAGTGGGACAGTTGCCCAAAATTCCCAAATATTTATTTCTCCTAAATAACAATGATTTGGATCGTTGCAAATAAACTCCTATGAAGTCAAGCAAAATATTTTACTTAGAGTACCTTACTATCATTCATGGACTTCATgtttttagaatttctaagtCTTAAAAATAAGTAAGCTAAGTACTAAATATCTAATAATATAACCTAGTTAATTCAAAGGGACAATCCGAAGAAAAGTACCGAAACAaaagtaaacataaaataatacaacacAAACTAATACTTTATATATCTGGAATTGAAATAGAATTACATCCAAATGATATCCAAACCAAACCTTGAAATAAGTCTTAATCAACACAACCAACAGACAAGCCAAGACAATAACATTCCACACCATGAAAATGAGCAATACAACTCGATAATGAAGAACATAGAGGGATATGAGGAGGAATAAACCATATGACACATAAACAATGAAATACAAAGGGAAATATAACATGTGTTTCTCCACACCACATTTAAATCAATGCACTATCCTCAGTTCTTAAATCAAACAAATCGAAAGTGGGgataagagagaaaaagaacTCCCTAGTCTACTTGTACTCCACAACATAACTTTTTTATCTTCTCCATTAGACTAAGAGTCTATTAATACAAGCTCGTTATCTGTGGACATTTCATTAACTAcaaacttttcaaaatttaggTTGATATGACACAATCCCTGGGCATTGGCACTAAGTGGTACTTATAGTGGAGCTATTGCATCTCATCCAACGTCAAGAGGTGTCCTTTACATCTCACTTGAAGTATGGAATTTCATACATGTGGTTCTAATAAATGTCTATGTGTGTATTTTTATTGGTACTAGATTATGTTGGCCAATGCAGAGTGTTGGGATTTTTAGATATCCTTACATTGACCTCCCCTAGTGTTATGAGGTTGTCTGTGACCTTCCTTCTTTCTAGAATAGTTTTGCTTCTCAAGAATATACTCACCAAACTTCTAAACTATATATTAGGAATTTGTGTAGATTGAATCTCCTCATAAGACCTTTCAAAATAACTCATATATTACCTATCAACAGAGAATACACAAATAACCCTCTTTTTAGATATATTGGTCATATGCTTTTCTGGAATCAACAAGTTTCACACAATACATTTCACGTGTGTATAAGAGATATTTATTTGGTGCCTTCCTATCTTCTAATTCCAAACCTTTGTAGCTCTTAACTGTGGCCCACATAGAGTGTGGGAAATCATCTGGTACGATTGCCTTTTCCTTAATCTCTTTATAGGCCATATAGCTATAGTTGATTTGAGGGGTTATATTTTGCATAGAACTCCCTCACTATGGTGAGGTTTCACTACTCCTTCTCTTCGAAGATGAAATCAAGACCAAAGGCATGTTTCCTCTCAAGAATATGGAGAAATTTGGCCATTAGGATGGCCTTGTCTACTCTCTGACTTGGAAGGTATTTATCATCATTTTTTGtctatacaaatttttttttccagaagggtaaaaatgaagaaaaaaaagacttgGGATTTTAATATGTAAGGTTAGCTCTAGGTGGGTCGACCAATGATTTTAAGTGAACTATTTCATGGACCCACATCATGGTGTCAATCACATACCCTACGAGGCCCAATAGGGATATCTCTTGTTTTGCTCTAGTTGAGGCACGAGCCTTTGCAAATAGAAATGGGGTCCCACGATGCAAGGATTAGTGTGATTaccattttttcatttttatttatgtatgtatgtgcaTGCAATATGTGAAGATAAAAGTTCTAGAATGTGAAGCCAGCTGTCAAGTAAGAATGTTAGTCAtttgttaattagttaattgtgTCAGAAGTTAGTTAGAAGAGAGTAGAATATCACACtgtaatatgtatatatacgtATTAGTGCATATAATGTAAAGGCTAAGAGAGAATGGAATAATAGAAAATGCTATTTCTGTTTTGCTTTCAGTTCTTTTCCTCTCAATTCTCCACAGCTGCAACTTCCATTGAAGAAGGTTGTAAGCTTTctcaacatggtatcagagcaggggATCTGTTAAGCCtctctcatttttcttcttcttctctgttCTTCTTCTATTCTCTGTATTGAATTTTCATCAATGGCGGAGCCAATTGATCATAATCACCCCTTGTATGTACATCCATCTGATACTCCTGGTACTGTTCTTATTCTTGTTCAGCAAAAAGGATCTGAAAATTATGGCATATGGAGAAGATCAATGACAATAGCATTACAGGCGAAGAGAAAATTAGGTTTCGTTATAGGTGCTTGCAAGAAGGATTCACTACGTCATGAGCATCACCAAAACTGGGAGACTTGCAATGCACTGGTTCTTCATGGATCATGAATACAGTCACACCTTCACTTCTAAGTGGAATCGTATATGCTTCGAATGCTTTTTTAGTCTGGAAAGACTTGAAAGAGAGGTTTGATAAAGTCAATCGAATGAGGATCTATCAGTTGCATAAGGAGATCAATTCAATTAATCAGCGAACAAGTAGTGTGTCTGAATATTTTACGAGGCTGAAAGAATTATGGTCTGAGTTTGATGCAGTGGTTCCTTCTCCTGATTGTGGTTATGTTAGAGATAAGAAGTATGTGGAACACCTTCAACAACAACGGTTACTACAATTTGTAGGAGATTTAAATGATTCTTATGATCAAGCCAGGCGACAGATTCTCATGAAATCATTTGAGCCTTCTCTGAATCAAGCTTATTCTCTTGTCATTGAGGATGAATGTCAGAAAGGATCTAGCATGAACATTGTACCTCAATCGATTGCTGGAGGTAATGATATCACTGCTTTATGGAGTGCACGAGGGCCAttacaaaattataagaaatcaCATAATGAACATTGGAATGAGAAGTGTGATTTTTGCAATATTAAGGGTCATATCAAGGAAAACTGTCATAGACTCATTGGATATCAACCAAATTACATAGGCAAGAAGAAAGAAGGTATTGTAGCAAATAATTCTTTCTTGGGTGATGATTCATCTCACATTAAGGACAATTCTGATCAGTATTCCGGTGTTTCTCAGATTTGGAGTCCATATGGTTACAACGGGAATAGAATGCCTCTATTTTCTGATGGTTATACTCTCAATGGACATGAATACACTTGTTATTCTCCACAATCTGCTCATGGAGGTTAAGGACAAATGGGTAAAAGAGTTGGATCTATGCTTGGTTTTTTTCCTTCATCACAACATCAGTCTTCATCACAACACCAGTCCTCACATCCTAACAAAGATAAACACCCTGATCCAGAGATAGTTGCTCACTCTGCAGGTAATGTTACTTCTTTTCATGTTAGTAGTGTGCCTGATAGATGGATAGTAGACACAGGTTCTACGAACCACATGACTCCCAACTTAGGAATGTTACATGGATCTTACGAACAACAAGGTCAAAGTGTTCATTTGCCAAATGGTAGTAAGGCTATTATTTCTCATATAGGACAATGTCGATTGCCACAGGGAGTTAAACTTAACTTGTTGTCTGTTCCTAAGATGACAAAGGAATTACAGTGTTGTATGGTTTTCTATCCTGACTTCTGTTTACTGCAGGACCTTCACACTAGGAAGGTGAGGGGGACTGGTAGAATGGAAGGATGCCTGTATTTCTGGGATCATAAAGAGAAGGAATGTTTTGCATATGCAGCTTCAATAGGAACTCAGGCTGATCATGAGCTTTGACATACAAGGCTTGGTCATGTTCCAAGCAAAATACTTTAACATATGTCTTTAGTTGATTCTAAAAACATTGTATTGTCATCTCGTCTTGTATGCGCTTTGGCAAAACAGACCAGACTTCCTTTTCAAAGAAGTGTAAGTAGGGCAAACACTCCTTTTGATCTTATTCATGGGGATGTTTGGGGTCCTCATAGGTTACCTACACATGATGGTAAAAGATTTTTTCTGACATTAGTTGATGATTGTAGTAGAATGACTTGATTGTTTCTATTACACTTGAAAAGAGAGGTGAGTACTGTTATTCATGATTTTTTGCTACTGATCAAGTCTAAGTTTAATGCATCTGTCAAGGTGTTACAAGTGACAATGTCACTGAATTCTTTAATGCACATTGTAGAGATATTTTTAAAGTTGCTGGTATAATACATAAAAGTTCGTGTGTTCATACACCTCAACATAATGGGGTAGTTGAGAGGCGACATAGGCAAATCCTAGAGGTTGCTAGAGCACTTTGGTTTCAAGGACATATACCCTTGAGGTTTTGGGGATTATGTGTTCAAAACTGTAGTTTATCTTATTAATAGAATACCTTCCAGAGTCTTACATGGAAAGAGTCCTTTTCAAATGTTCTTTGATAAAAATCCTAATTTTCAACATTTGAGAGTCTTAGGGTGTCTTTGTTATGCAACTATAACTAAAGATTGTAGTGATTAATTTGGTCCTAGCGCTGAAAAGGTTGTTCATCAAAGCTATTGAAGCACACAAAAGTGCTATGTTTTATATAGTCTTTCTCacaaacatttttttgttaGTAGAGATGTCATTTTCCATGAAAATATCTTTCCTTTACTAGTTACACCTCCTCCTTCTTCTTTGTTTCCAAATGAAGTTGTTGCTCATGATGATATTGCTGATGATTTGGACTGTCCAGTTCCTACCCCTGTTGCAGAACCTGTTTCTATTCAGCCTTCTCCTACCATCAGAAATTCTAGTAGGGCAGTTTAACCTCCATCATGGCTCCAAGTTTTTGTTCATGCTCCTCTACCTTCACATTGTGTCTAGTTCTTCTTGTCAGTATCCTTTACCTGCTTACATGTCCTATGCCAATATTATTGTCCCTCACTACTAGTCCATATGTGCTTATTCTTCCATCAAAGAGCCTACACTTATACTTAGGCTACATGTCATCCAGAATGGGTACTTGCCATGCAACAAGAATTTCAGGCACTTATAGAGAACCATACATGGTGTCTTGTTGATCTACCTTCTCATAAGAGAGTTATTGGTTGTAAATGAGTGTATAAGGTGAAGTATAATGCTCTTGGAGAGGTTGAAAGGTAAAAGGATCGACTTGTTGCTAAAGGTTACACACAAGAAGAGGGTTTGGACTATCAGGAAACTTTTTCTCCAGTGATTAAAATGGTCACAGTTAGATTGTCCTATCCTTGGCTGCTATGAATGGTTGGAGgcttcatcaaatggatgtgttCAATGCATTCCTCCAAGGTGATTTAGAGGAAGACGTTTACATTCTTTGACCTCTTGGTTTTTCCAGTAAGGGGGAGTTAGCCAAAGTCTTTAAGTTAAAAAAGTACCTTTATGGTCTTAAACAGTCATCCAAGCAATGGAACCTCAAAATTTCAGAGGCTTTACTTTATTCTGGTTTTTCACAAAGTCATCAATTAGTCTCTCTTTACCAAAGTAGCTAGATCTGACACTGTTCTAGTCCTTGTTTATGTAAATGATCTCTTGATTACTGGTTCTTCCTCCACTCTTATTTTGGATACTAAGAACCTGCTCAACCACCATTTCAAGATCAAGGATTCGTGGGAGATGAAGTAATTCCTTGGTCTTGAAATTGCCAGAAGCAACAAAGGTATTTCAGTCTGTCAAAGAAAGTTTTACCTTGATTTGATTTCAGATCTAGGCCTCACAGGTTCAAAACTTGTCAGTACTCCATTAGAAGAAAATCACAAGCTTACTAGTGTGATGTATGTTAAGAGTATAACTGATAGCTcaggaaaaaaattgaatgatgAGTTCTTAAAAGACCCTACTAGTTATCAGAAACTAATTGGGAAGTTACTCTATCTTACAATGACAAGACCTGATATTGCTTATGCAATACAAAACCTCCGCCAATTCATGCATTCACCTAAGAAGTCTCACATGGAAGCTGCATTAAGGGTGGTTAGATACCTGAAGAATGCCCCTGGCTTAGGAATCATCTTGTCATCAGAAATTTCACATGCACTgactgtttattgtgatgctgaTTGGGCTACTTGTCCCATGACAAAAAAATCAGTTAGTGGTTTTGTGGTTAAACTAGGAGATTCATTGATATCTTGGAAATCCAAGAAGCAAAGTACCATATCCAGAAGTTCTGCAGAAGCTGAATACAGAAGCATGGCAAGTGCTACAGCAGAGATGATTTGGTTGATTGGCTTGTTTGCAGAACAAAATTGGAAGATAACATTGCCTGTGAGTTGTTCTGTGATAGTAAGGCAACCATACAAATAGCAGCAAATCCTATATATCATGAAAGGACGAAACACATTAAaattgattgtcattttattagagaaaaaatacaaaagggAATCATACAGACAAAACATGTAAGGACGGATCACCAATTGGCAGACATCTTGAAAAAAGGTCTTGGGCACACACAACATGATTTTTTACTATCCAAGCTTGGAGTATTCATTTTGTTTCATACGACTAAGCTTAAGGGTGTGTGTGAAGATGAAGGTTCTAGAATGTGAAGCCAGCTGTCAAGTAAGAATGTTAGTCATtttgttaattagttaattgtgTCAGAAATTAGTTAGAAGAGAGTAGAATATCACATTATAATCTGTATATATACGTATTAGTGCATACAATGTAAAGGCTAAGAGAGAATGGAATAATAGAAAATGCTATTTCTGTTTTGCTTTCAGTTTTTTTCCTCTGTCAAGTCTCCATAGCTGCAACTTCCATTGAAAAAGATATTGTAAGCTTTCTCAACACAATGCCTATTCATTCTTTTAGTACTTAGAACCTGCAAAATTGAAACATTAAATATAGTTGTTAGTAGGGTGAATTGCCTCCCACCAACcgtactattttttttatcgtGGCACGActcatatattttcttatttattattatctcaGTTTGCCTCCTGAAAAATGTTTGATTTGACGTCGCAACAAATTGATACTTTATAGTTGTCGATTCATGGAAGAAATGAAAATGCATAGCTTActtatattttcaattatattgcTCATTAACCTTTTGAGCGCGGAATTTCACTCATGCCCTCATCTGGTTACATCATTTTACACCCTTATGACTTTGTCAGGAGTTGGTGGGTACTATTTAGAGTAGGTGTTGTATGTTACTATAGACATTCCAATATTGCTAACTTGATTATAAACAATATTGCTTATCCGTAAGTCTGACAACTGGTCTGACCCATGTAACCAAGGTAATTGATACAACCTTCAACCCTCAGAGGGAGGATCTATGTGAATAAAAAATCATGAGGTTACCACTACTTGGCTAAAAAGTTAGAGCAAAGTTAAGAAGGTGTTGGTCCATGGGCCATTATTATAGTGCTCGAGTATAGAGAGTTTGAGGAGTTGGTCTTTCCGACCAAAATCCCTTTCTAATCACCAATCTTCAACTTGTTCAACAAAGGTCTCTgaacccatatatatatatatatatatatatattgttggaGGCTGTTTTAATTAAGTCATCTTTTGATTATTCATAGTCATGGTTCTTTTTTGAGAGTTTACTTTAATATTGAACCaagacaaatttatttttttaatttcagtCTAGAGTCAGACttttttcaatgaaaaattGGTACACGTAAGCTTTTATTATGGAAATAACTTCTATTTATTCTTGGTAAAATTGAGTAAGTTTGACTTATATGGTGATATGATTAAGGCATAAAacttgtttaatttaaaaattgaaccCCCTCTGTAGAATAATTGTATGAATTTCAATATAATTGCATATATTAACATCCATTCTTCTAGTGACATAGATAATTTGTTAAATGCTTGGAGTACAATGTTGAGattaattaaatagtttaatGTAGTCTAGTGTCATTGTGTGAGTTATTTTGTATTTACATATTTAATCTAAAACTTATCTGGTTAGTCATGTAACATGTCCAAGGATAACTGAGAGATGAATATAGCTCTTCCTACTTTGTGTAACTAAAGTCACTAGTAGCCGAATTAAATCTTTCCAATGATTATAATATCCTTAATGAACTATTTTGAggttttaatcttttttatagACTAATTGTAATTATGAATTCATACCCCTTTTTTTAAGTCAAACTTCTCTTAAAATATTCCTTTTTGACCCTGAAAGTGCAATATGAGgcataaaaagtctaaattggGGTCGacaagtgaaaaagaaaaataacaataataactcttttataaagtttactttatttttaatattttatttgatttgtttcACTTTTTCTTATATTCGTTCGGAAATAACTTAtttcaaatacaaaatatttgaaattaaatttgaaatcaaagcaaaagaaaaggcaaagaaaataaaaggagtaaataaaatcaatagaaaCAACCATAAATGATAagtaaagaagataaaaaatgattataataagaataaaaaagattATGTGTGCTTGAGAAAATTTTAATGACAAGGTAAAgaatctatctatatataaaagaagATTAAAAAGTGTCCCACATGTCAACActttaaattttcttgaatttataagttataaatttttaaaatctaaaaataaaaattaaattgctaactattcatacaatttttttaatcagttatttatttattcaaattttgaataaaaaaggaCTAATTTTAACGTGGTTGATTCCTAAACATTAGGAGGAGAAAACTAAATTTAAGATCCTTTATTTAAGGAAACAATTTTAAAGAGTAAATCATCATTTCAAAAGTAACTGCatcttttttagaaagaaaatggaTTGCAGTGAAAAATCATGCCTAACTTTTTCATTCACCGTTTTCTCATATGAATCATGTTacacaatatttatttgaaatgttACTCataaattttctcttatttgATATCTAAATGTTTGTAGATTctatatgtcattcttttttattattattttttctaaatagtTTTATAGGATGATTTCTATAAAATAATGAATGCTAATGAAGTTACTTTTCAATGACTTATTGAAGTT
This genomic window contains:
- the LOC104646864 gene encoding uncharacterized protein; amino-acid sequence: MAEPIDHNHPLYVHPSDTPGTVLILVQQKGSENYGIWRRSMTIALQAKRKLGFVIVTPSLLSGIVYASNAFLVWKDLKERFDKVNRMRIYQLHKEINSINQRTSSVSEYFTRLKELWSEFDAVVPSPDCGYVRDKKYVEHLQQQRLLQFVGDLNDSYDQARRQILMKSFEPSLNQAYSLVIEDECQKGSSMNIVPQSIAGGNDITALWSARGPLQNYKKSHNEHWNEKCDFCNIKGHIKENCHRLIGYQPNYIGKKKEGIVANNSFLGDDSSHIKDNSDQYSGVSQIWSPYGYNGNRMPLFSDGYTLNGHEYTCYSPQSAHGG